In Amphiprion ocellaris isolate individual 3 ecotype Okinawa chromosome 5, ASM2253959v1, whole genome shotgun sequence, the genomic stretch atatctaaaatgtaaatccaCGTGGTCACACTGACACATTTCAGAAGTCTGATCTCATCCAGTGCCGTCTCTGTGAATGTTTCAGCACTCTTCACCACCTTCAGAGCCACAAAATGCCTCTTCCTGCATGCAAACAATTAGGAGTTAGGTTTGTGTGTAGATTTTTATCATATATTATCACTATATTTGGTTGTTAAGCTATAAATGAAGTGTCAGAAAGTCAAACCTGTACTTACACCATATCCCAGCAGAGCCACACAGTAGAGAAGTGACCCCATCCTAACTTTTTAACCACTTGGTAACGGTCAACGAAAATTTCTCCGATCTCCACGGGGTAGTAACCACCTGCAATCCAatttaaaacatacagaaagtGAAGATCTTAACTGTATGTGTTGTCTCTGAGTATTGGGGTCTTGCCTACCTATGCCGTAGTCAGCTGGATTCTCTTGTTGCTCGTCATAAGACTGCAGAGGTTCAGGTGGCTGAGTGTGATTCTGTACGGCTGGAGGGCAGTGGGGCTGTTTGTTGGGTTTGGGACTCCCTGTTGTGTCTGGGGCGGGCTGAGGATCGGGTTTGGTGGGTGGATCAGAAGAACTAGTTGAAAGTAAAGCTGATATAGCTGCAGCATACGATGACGACATGTTTAACTGGAGCCAGAAGAGCACAGTCAAGAGGACACCACCAGTCGTGGAggaaactacaacaaaaacacattcgcATACTTTCACAAATGGAGGAGGGTTTTGTTAGTTAGTCTGCTTTTTTTGCTACTGCGTGTGTCtgcaatgacattttaaaagagcCAGCAAATGTGTACGTTTATTTTTAGCTGGATGGATGGCATGTCAACGTAAATAGCTCCTGACACTCACCGGCCCAGCTGCAACTGAACTTGCACAGACTGTTGCAATGTGGGAGCTACGGCTGTAAACAGGACCGCCTGGCAATTCTAATTAACTCTTGATCTTTCACATCTTGGTACAACAATTATTTTGTCAAGACAGATAAGTGATTAAAAACATGAAGCCTAGTAAGTTCCTCTGTACTCAAAGGAGATTTGTTTGTGTGGCTGTACATTTTAATAATGGAAATGTCAAAAGGTGGGTATTTACCAGAGATAAAGTCATCTGacatcaaatttttaaaaatgggagTTCCTGACCCTCATTTATATGATATACTGTGAAATAAATAGCTGCTAGCTTGCTAATCATAGCTGGACATGCTGTAAACCTTCAAGCATGCTCATGTTGCCAcatgttgcttttttatttatgtattttttttttgttgcttttttcatgCTGAGGCATACTTACATGGGttcatgaaatatttcaaacttaaatgttattttagaaaCATAATTATCAATTTTTACACAAGTAGGCTAGTAGAGATAGAAACAGGCCCTTTTCACATCACTTTACACCCAGCTAAACATTTACCTTTCTTCTGCAGTCCCTGATAGTTAAGTATTAGCTgatatttcttattttatagAATGCATTTTGAATACCACTTTCCAGTTCTTCACCAGCTCCTAATACTTTTAGCACAGCTGAAGGCTACTGAGGGTTTTTACAGGAGGTCCAGTTTATTCTAGTGCTGGACTAAAACAGTGCACCGTGGTCTTAACAACAAGACCACAAAACCTCAGCGAGCTTTATTAACTTGTAATAAACAGCGAACAACATCAGTGGAGGAGCCCACTCACCCTTGTGTGCGAAGTAtccagttttaatgtttgtaaCGCGGGAAATAGACCGAGCCTGGCACGAGGACAGCAGAGTGTGAGCCCTCAGTGGCTGACCAACACTCAGTCCAGgaatagctgctgctgctgctgctgctgctgctgctgctgctgctgctgctgctacactgTTTCTGACCGCATTTATCACTATGTAGCTACCAGCTCTATTTACAGAGGGGGTAAGGAGGTCACTGTTTAAtttatctttctcttttctACCAGCTAATTACAGGTTGTATTATCCCAAAGAAGACATATCAgtagaaaactaaaaataaaggaaaaaatatacataagattgtccaaaatgatctcGATGTGGaaataacaatattgcacatatcacTAATTTTGCACAGTCTGTCAtgagtagaaatactgataGAGAAGTATTGATATTGCACaaatttcatttatatgtattttaacaGAATGCTATACCTTATACACCATCATTAAAATATGTGACTAGTTAGAGCAAGAGTAGATTTCAAAAACTCTACTTTATTGTTTAATCGTGTGGAAATGGTAGGTTTGAAAAGCACATTACACAGAAAGtcacaatgaaacaaaaacatatgcATTAAATCTGTCATTATGGATGGAGAGGGTTTCTATTTATCCAATTGTTGCACACCAAAAGCTTTTGAGATGTTCAACTGATGACACTGAGTTAAATCAGGCACAATAATCAGATACTGTAACCAGTACACAAGTACTACTTCAACCAGTGGCTATAACAGACCACCATAAAAATGATAAGAAACACAACTATATTTACCCCacaggaaattcttgtgccacaTTTTGCTTAGAAAAACTAAATTACGTAAGGAATGCAGTGCCTAAGAAGTGGAAAAGCAATAATATGTAAGTATGATACAACACTGAGATAAAGCAATTATactaaaacaatgtaaaaatagaTCAGTAATGCTTATTTATGTGGTTTGAGAGAGATAAGTCTGCTCAGCTGAGCTCTATGCAAACTGACCTGAAGCTGATTTATGTGAGAATTCATGTGTAACGGAGGTTGAACCATGAACAGACATCACAGGTCGCCTCTATAATATTTCAACAGGCTTCCTTGTCATATATAAAATTGGACTCCATGCAAACTGATATGTGTATCTAAATTTGTTCCAATAAATTGCTGTGTTTCTGTAATTTCCTGTACAGTCTGAAAACTGAACACCTTCACTGCTGACTTTAACATCGCcccctgctgctgcctcctgcacAAGTCAGCTTTCCAGTTGAGACACGATTCATCTCAATTGAGCCAAAGATCAACCTGAGCAGACAGAATAAGTGAAGACACCTGTGTCCAGAGCCTTTACCAAAGCACAGTGAGTACGACTGTCATTATAAGCAGTGTGAagcaatttctgtaaaatatacactaccgttcagaagtttagggtcacttagaaatgtccttatttttgaaagaaaagcattttttcaggtaagatagcattaaattgatcagaaatacagtcttgacattgttgatgtggtaaatgactgttctagctggaaacgactgatttttaatggaatatctacatagaggtacagaggaacatttccagcaaccatcactcctgtgttctaatgctacattgtgttagctaatggtgctgaaaggctaattgatgattagaaaacccttgtgcaattatgttagcacatgaataaatgtgtggaaagcatgaaattgtctgggtgatcccaaacatttgaacggtagtgtatgttcttGGATGTCTTGGAATCAACAAACTCGTCTGACACATTTTGTATCGATTTCAACATGACACTTTATTTAGTAGAATGAATGCACAATCTCATACATACAGAATAGAGCGGGCCTGTTTAGTCTAATTCCATAGGCCTGGCTATAAAGAGATAAGGTAAAGAGAAAACAGCTGCActtaaatatcttttttaaaaaaagaagaatgatCAAATATTAACACGTCACACTGctgaatgaaatgttttttaacacACATTACCAATCCCCGCACTGATGAGAAAGAGCTACAGTAGATAGCTACAAAATGTTATAGGTTCATAAATATAATATAGTTTGAATACATTTGCTTTAGAGCTAAATTTATATCCTTTATTTTGAACTTACAGAGTACATTATATGAAAAATACCTTTATGACCCCCAGTGCACAGCAGTTTGGTCtttgatttcaggtttttaacGAGCTGGAAGGAGCTCTATGAAGCTGAAAACTGAGAGGACGTGAACACATCAGACAGCAGAAGAGACCATGTAACATCCCACAGTGTGctacagtagaaaaaaaaaacaccacacacaAAGAATTACATTCAAATGACTCCCAACATGGCCAAAGATCAGgtacataaaatgacacaaaaaacctATATAAAATCGTGAAAAAATATGTTACGTTCTGTCACACCGAGACAAATATGTTCTGTTTCCTTGAGGGTTTAATTTCTCCTTCTGATTTTTATGAAGCTCACATTGCAGAATGCTACCAGGACTGATGACAAAAACCGtgtgacattaaaaataaaaataaaaaaccaaagacacacaaagcaagcACATGAACTGAACTGAAGTCATTACAATTATCAGCTAGCATGAATTCTCATTAACAAATTTACTGGCATGAGACCTGCTCGCGCCGTCATTCAACACTGCAGCAGCCCTATTCTGTTCACACCACCAACCTCACTTTTTACAACCAATTAAATAGTGCTCACTTGGGGgtggcaggagaggagggaggttattttgattaaatactTACTATGTGGTTAGTTTTAGAAATTACACTGTTAGTATGGGAATAAAACATTAGCTTGAAACTCATCAGTACAATCCACACTATATACAGACTAACACTCAGGTAGACCTTCAGTAGATGTTTCTAAAAAGTCTCTTTCCTTAATTCTTGCCCCATTAGAAACCCTGTCTAAACCTTTCTACTGCCTGTCATCTGTCTCGGTGACAATTTCAAAGGGAATTAAGGCTTAAGATGTTCATAAAGTGCTCTGTATGACACTCAGATCCTCTGCAAGTAAATGCAAAGAAACTGACTTGATATGAGTAATTTACTGTCACATAGTCATGTGCTACTGCCATACAGTAGGTCTCACTACACTCCAATGTATTTGTTTTGCTAAAACTGATCTAATTATTCTGTCCAGGTCAGCGCAGACAAAGCTACATTTATCAGCCAGCACCGAGCTGAATCTAGAAAACAATCGTCCCCCTCTCTCTCAGAAAAAATCACAATATATATGACATCTTTCCAGATACCCTAATTGAGTGACATcataaaatgcttttcagtttttgattcaACTAAGCTCACACAGGCTTAATGCTAGCACTTTAAAGTTTCGTAACCAAGGTTTAGTTTCGCTATTAAAACATTTAGGCACTCCCGTCCGCTACACCAGTACGCTACAGTTCGTGGCCCGTTTCATTTTGTCAGACGTGAAAAATACAAATGGCTGTAAAAATTAACTGCAGATGAGGACTGAAGCATGTTTTCTGCGTTTTATATAGCTTACAAACACATTCACCGGCATGTAATAGTACTTTTCAAATGAGCTCATATAACATCTTCGTATATCACACGATTATTGAGCAATAAATTACCTCTTTAATATAACGGTTCTGTATATCCCAGAAGATACAAAATAGTAATTTAGAGTTGTATATATTCTGTATAAAAGTATATCTTGGGAGACTTTTCAGGGCTATTAGGAAGGATCTTACTGCTCGAGTTGGACCAGAAATTTTAAGATATGAAGTGAAGTACAGCCACAACGTGACTGCAATGTTATGGGATGCTTTGTAAAGTCAACACCAGTGCACATCCGCATGGGAGCACTGGGTTTGCAGTTCATACTGGTGGAATCAGGTATAACATGGGGAACTTGCCAAGGCTTTTTTTACAAACTGTATGACTACAGTTTGTCATTTACTCCAGTCTCTTTCTGCTGAGGTTGCCATGTTTTGCTTTGCTGTTGAGGTCACATTGTATCAacgtgtgtgtgtagttgtgtaacTGAGTCTGTGTGAGGCTACAGTGTTTTTGCTCATACAATgcagtgtgagtctgtgtgtgtgtgtgtgtgtgtgtgtgtgtgtgtgtgtgtgtgtgtgtgtgtgtgtgtgtgtgtgtgtgtgtgtgtgtgtgtgtgtgtgtgtgtgtgtgtgtgttctgctgcttcagACCAGGGTGCCTGGGTCTGCACTGGGCTCCTTTGGGGTCACGTCTTGCATCTGTGGATCCGGAGTTTCCTGATAGAGAGAGAACTCCATCGACCTGTGGGGGAGGCAAAACAAATCAATATCTGGAACCAAGAGGCATGCAGTGGATGGCAACACTAGAGACAATGCATTTTTCTGAGACAAACCGTGGATCGTGGTCAGAATATAACTGAGCTTGGATCACTGAAAGTTCAGGAAAGACGCCACTTTTGcaactttacatttatatttgtcAAATTGTCAAAGTATCGTGTAATTTGGACTCTTGTCCCTTGTGTTGTGTCTGAGTCAGAGCGTTTTTGATCAGGAAACAGCCAACAGCCCGAATGTTGGCATGAAGCAGCTGGCAGCAGGCGATAAAGCTgaccaagcaaaaaaaaaaaaaaaaactaaataaatcataaaaacaaaaataaaacaagcacagTTGTAAAAGAGGATGATAGATGGACTGGTTGGGGACAGAATGAGAATAATGGCACCAGTCCCTGCTGGAAGCTTTAATGCCAGCTTCCAGTaaggaagaaaataaacaaaaataccaGTAGTACAAACAAAGAGTTCAGTAATATGGATCCACACTTAaccctaaaaacaaacaaatgtgttttaaaatcaaatcaaaacatgACGTGACTccttgaggaaaaaaagggaaattatCTCTCTAGTATAATTAAATTTACCACAACAATTATGTAATTTGTACAGTAATAATTTAGTCATATAAGTCATTCATCTACTTTATGTCTTTTAGCCATAATCTTAACTGGTCTATGGTTCCTGAAACTTTATTGTCACTAGTAAtgcaacttcttttttttccattcttttttttaactatacATATATACAGAGAACTGAATTCTGTCAAACACTCTCACTGTCTGAGCACCTTGTAATTATCTGTGtagtttgtctgcatttattttgcacttaaagactgaaaacttttgttgtaaatgacaataaagagatTCTATTCTATACGTATTTCTCACACCCTGTTGTGTGCAGTGAAAAAGCTACTTCTAGGCAAAAATCACAGCTCTTTTTATGACAGGGCCtttagtaaaattataaataaaatgtcattaacaacaaaaaaacaatgtccATTCCTTAAGGCTTGCCACTATTAGATGGTTTTGTAATATATGTGTATTAATTCTAGCCCAAAAcactgatgatgattcccaCCAAACAGACAAATATCTGGTAAAGTACTGACCTCCCATGCAGAGGGTGACCATGGAAGCTGGCTGACTGGGGTATCTGAGGCCTTTGGACGTTGGCTGATTCACCTTGAACAGACTGGGCCTGGTGCACCAGTGGGTGAGGGTGCGACAGACGAGAGATCCCCGCCTCGTGGCCCTTTGGGGCAGCAGGAGGATAGCCGAGAGCGTTCCTCAGGTACCAGTCCCTCAGTCCCTCCAGAGCCAGGGCTTTATGCAGGCTTCTTGTCGAGTCTTCTGGGGTTGGGAGGGAGAACTGTGGGGGTCTGCGGCTGAAAGAAGTACCAGATAGCTCGGTCTGGTAGGGGTGCAGGTTGGGGATGGAGGATGTGGTGGAGCCAGAGGCAGGGACAGGAGACTCATACGCTGATAGCAGGATGGCATCTTGGGGATGTTGCTGCAAAGGAATGAAGGGCCCACAAGATTTGGTTCTGGTAACTTTGACCCTGCGTAGCTCAGCTTGGGATCCTCTGAGGACCATGGGGCTGTAAGGGGGTGCAGCACTGGGAAGGTGCACCTGGGAATGAGAAAATCCATTGGCGTGAGGAGGCACGGCTGCAGTGGAGGAGCGAGGAGAGGACATGTCCTGCCAGATCCTGCCTGTGGACTGGTACAGGTGGTGTTGCACTTGCATCCTCTGTTGTTTCCCCCAGATATAGTCCATCAAAAGCTCATTGTAGCCTCCACTGGCCCCCCTGCCACCCATAGACAGACGCATTTTGACCTGTTCCCCGGAGCTGTCCACATGTCTCTCAGGGCTGCCCAGGTGAATGTGTCGCAGCTTGCCATCAGTCAATGTCTCTGAGCTCTTGTAGGGCCCTCCTCTCTGGGGCATCCCGTTTCTGGGTGCGGGATCGTCCGGGAGGCTCGACCTATCCAGCAGGGCCTCAGAGCTGTTGCTGCGCCTGGCTCGGGAGCTGTATGGGCAGCTTCGGCGGTCAGAGGAAGAGCCCTCTTGAGCCAGAGGAATCATATACGGCACATCCAGGCTGCCAGACCACTGCTTCAACCCATTTCCGCTGGATGCATCTGACCTGCAGCAGAAAtgagcacaacaacaacacacatgaGGAGCAAACTGAGAGCATAAAAAAAGAGTGAATGAAAGCAGTTACAATCAAAACTGTGTAACTGCATTTCACAGAAAATCACTTAGGAAGAGGCAAATTTTTATGCTTACAGTCCAAGGATGAACTTAAACCCTTGCTGGTAGCTGAATGTGACACTAATCATTGTTACAACCCTAAACTCTGTATCTGCATTAAACTAAGTCATTAAGCCATTTAAAACCATACAGTTATCACAGTTGGGGGGAGCCGTGGTTGTGCTGCATCAGACAGAAGCAGCCTAAGATCACAGGTTACCTGACGTGAACGCTGATCGGAGCAGTTCGGGCCAGCAGAGGAGTTGCTGGAACACTTCTGCCTTCAACGTTAGAAGCACTTCTAGGTAAAGAGTGAGTGGGgctgcaaaaaacaacacaagattTAACATCTATAACTCATACATTGATGATTACATGTTTACGCAGTTGGTAAACCTTCAAAACAGATCAGGCAGCTTGTAGCAAACGGGTCGCTTTGAGGTAAGTACCTAACAGAGCTTGTCACAGAGTTGCGGCGTGTCCTCATCTCGTAATAAATCTCTACCGGAGACAACTTCCTGCTGATTCTGTGGTCGGGGCTGCCCACAGTGAGCCGGGGCTGAGACAGGGAGCGCTGGTCAGCAGCTACACTGGGTGAAGACTCTTTAGGGAGAAGAAAAATAGGCACATTAAGGTAGCATACTATGTGATGGCTTCAATGAAAGTGCAACGAAACCTGCTTTTTAGAATGTGTATAATGTGATCGCATCCATATTTGTTGTGAATCCATCTGCCATTCATATATTAAGTGATGAGCAACTTTGGCAAATGCATTCAGCtacttccatttttttcatctctctTCCTCAAAACAACTTACATCCTTCGCAGTCCTGTTTTTAATGACCAAGCAAAGACAGAAGCTCCTAAAGCTGGAGCCTTCTGTTTCTACTGACTATTGTTTTCGTTGAGCACATCATGAATATAGACATACAGTGTCCACCAGAGTCAGACAGAGTTgttgaaacacattttatatactgTTGACTCACCATTGTCATGGGATGTTGAATCTGACATGGAGCTGGTACTCTCTGACATGACAGTGTCCTCTGCAAGACAACAGACTATTCAGGTCATAGACAAAGCAGCACGACATCTGGTGTTTTTCGCTAAACATACATGAGATGAGTATCTTTTTCAGAAGCATTAGATGACAGCGGAGCTTGTTTTTTAGTCAACAACACCAGACTTGTTATTTTGGATAATGTGAGTGTCTTGACGTGCTATGAGATGCTTTGTAGTTGTACCTGTATGACACCCCCGATGCACTGTCCTCTTGCTATTTGGGACATTTCGGTCGGACTCTGAGTGTCGGTACAGAGCACCGGTGAAGATGGCTTTCATCTGCTTTCTTTGGGCAGCCTCATCCTGCAGCCAGGGACAGCCCGCCATGTTAGACCTCAAGCACACACAATGATACAGCTGCTGCGTAAACACAATTGATATTCAAGGTGTTGACTTACCTCTGCCTTGGTGTTGGGCACCAGGCCAGCTCTGCGCTGCACCGGTGGGGGTTTCTCTCCCGTCTCCAGGGGGAAAGCACGTGGCAACTTCCCAGTCAGCTCCTGCAGAGGACATTCATTAGCCTCCAGGAAGTAAAATCCTTCTCACTGTCCTGTGATGTCCACTGTGTTAGGTCACATGATACCACTTAACTGACTACTTTACATCTCAGTAAAATCATCCCTCAAATGATCGACTACTCTCATAATTTGCCTCGAGagcagaaacaaaataacacattaaCTCGACAACTTTTAAATCCGAAAATAGACATGAAGAGACAGAGTGAGTCAGAATGCATCCGGTTGAAAATAGAGATGTGTTAAACAGCTGTTAAAGAAAAGCTGAGGCAGCTTCATTAACATGCGCTGACAGGCTCTCAGGAGCAATCAGGCAAAGATTAATATGCAGCCCGTATTATCTGAGAGCAATATCACATTCTCAACAAGTTGCTtgctttaaatgtaaatttacttcaaacttattttactttttacacaGAACTAAAATATGCCTTCACAGCAACCCACAagacaaagaataaaaaaataaactaacaaTGGAGTGAGAATGTTGTAAGCTGAACAATGTCTGTTAGAAAGATGAGGTGAGAGCCACTCACTGCTTCCTGCAAACAGACTTGTTTGAGTTCTCCCACTCTGGCATTGAGGAGAGCCTCCAGGGCCTGCTTCCTTTCCTGCAGAGCTGCGATCCTCTCAGCCTGCAGCTTGCTGTCCTGGCAGCCTTGAACATCTATGAAGCACAACACATGTAAAGACATCTTCACAATGATTACATTAACAACACTAGCTGGAcatttaaagaacaaattatttagATGTGAAAGACAACTTAAAACTTGGTATTGACGACAGTCTTATTAATCAGTTGCGTTTCTTCTAATGCATCAACTGTATGTGCAGCCAGTTACAGTTGCTCctgctattttttttgcatttttctacttttttttgaaaacttcCTTTTTAGTCACTTTTGTTTGGATTATTGCTGGTACATTTTCAAGCTGTGCCATCTCTGAACATGCTAGTTTGATACTTctgatctgtttttttcatcCTCGTTTCATTCAACAATGCAACTCAACACTAATAGATATCAGGTAATCGCACCTAAATCAGCCAGCTAGGAGAGCAGATCAACAGCAGAAATCAGGAGGACACATAGAGGATGCAGAAAAGGAATGAAATGATATATCTCACTTTAACCATTATGGGAAAGGCAAGCTCGCTGGACAATAAGACAAACCAGCAAACAGCTTTGGCCAGGAACCGAGGGGACTTCTGTGAGCGAAGCGTTATGTGTTTGCCACAGACATGGCTACAGGAAAATACTCTGGAACCCATAATTACCATCGATGGCTTTCAGGCGGGTCGGGCAGAGAGGAATAAATCAGAAAGCAGCAAAGAAAGAGGCGGAGGGCTTGCCACTTTTATTAACAACAAATGGTGCCACTCTGGTCACATTACCGTGAAGGAATGTTTCTGCAGTCACATTACTGAAGTGTTCGCTGTGGAGGCTGCATCCACACTGTGGACATCCAGACAGTTCTCACATGCCACCTTGGTTGTTGTTTACATTCCTCCATCCACTAACCTGGcaactgcatcatccactctaCTTCCACAAGATTTCATGATCTTTGGGGACTTCAGTAATATGACACTGGATAAGACTCTTCCTATTTCCTCAGTCTGTACTCTGCCCTACTCTAGGAGACAAGACTCTGACCTGCTGTGGTCATCCACTTCATTTTTTAACTGAAGTTACATAATTTTACTTCCACACTCTAAGCAACTGTTACACAGCAAATTCCCAGCAAAGATTGCTCATGTTTTCCTGATC encodes the following:
- the ccdc120b gene encoding coiled-coil domain-containing protein 120 yields the protein MEVKGHLITSMGLGAPDVQGCQDSKLQAERIAALQERKQALEALLNARVGELKQVCLQEAELTGKLPRAFPLETGEKPPPVQRRAGLVPNTKAEDEAAQRKQMKAIFTGALYRHSESDRNVPNSKRTVHRGCHTEDTVMSESTSSMSDSTSHDNESSPSVAADQRSLSQPRLTVGSPDHRISRKLSPVEIYYEMRTRRNSVTSSVSPTHSLPRSASNVEGRSVPATPLLARTAPISVHVRSDASSGNGLKQWSGSLDVPYMIPLAQEGSSSDRRSCPYSSRARRSNSSEALLDRSSLPDDPAPRNGMPQRGGPYKSSETLTDGKLRHIHLGSPERHVDSSGEQVKMRLSMGGRGASGGYNELLMDYIWGKQQRMQVQHHLYQSTGRIWQDMSSPRSSTAAVPPHANGFSHSQVHLPSAAPPYSPMVLRGSQAELRRVKVTRTKSCGPFIPLQQHPQDAILLSAYESPVPASGSTTSSIPNLHPYQTELSGTSFSRRPPQFSLPTPEDSTRSLHKALALEGLRDWYLRNALGYPPAAPKGHEAGISRLSHPHPLVHQAQSVQGESANVQRPQIPQSASFHGHPLHGRSMEFSLYQETPDPQMQDVTPKEPSADPGTLV